The proteins below are encoded in one region of Populus alba chromosome 2, ASM523922v2, whole genome shotgun sequence:
- the LOC118042679 gene encoding NEDD8-activating enzyme E1 regulatory subunit AXR1 → MAEPKTKYDRQLRIWGEQGQSALEKASICLLNCGPTGSETLKNLVLGGVGSITVIDGSKVELGDLGNNFMVDESCVGQSKAKCVCTFLQELNDAVKAKFIEEYPEALVDSNPSFFSQFTLVVATQLAEDSMVKLDKICREANVLLIFARSYGLTGFVRNSVKEHAVIESKPDHFLDDLRLNNPWPELKRFAESIDLKVADPVAHKHTPYVVILVKMAEEWAKAHGGALPSTRDEKKEFKELLKAGMVAIDEDNYREAIEASFKVFAPRGISSDLLQIIHDSCSEVDSNSSDFWVMVAALKEFIVNEGGGEAPLEGSIPDMTSSTELYVNLQKIYLAKAEADFLVIQQRVKSILKRIGRDPDSISKTMIKSFCKNARKLKVCRYRLIEDEFSNPAVPEVQKYLTDEEYSVAMGFYILLRAVDRFSANYNSFPGQFEGEMDEDISRLKTAVVGLLNDLGCNGSTVTEDLINEMCRFGASELHAVAAFIGGIASQEVIKLITKQFVPMVGTFIFNGIDQKSQLLAL, encoded by the exons ATGGCGGAGCCAAAAACCAAATACGATCGCCAACTGAG GATATGGGGTGAGCAAGGACAGTCTGCCTTAGAAAAAGCCAGCATTTGTTTGCTTAATTGCGGTCCTACGGGTTCCGAGACACTGAAAAATCTTGTACTTGGTGGAGTTGGATCCATCACTGTGATTGATGGGTCTAAAGTTGAACTGGGTGACCTTGGAAATAATTTCATGG TGGATGAATCATGTGTTGGGCAATCCAAGGCGAAATGTGTGTGCACGTTTCTTCAAGAGTTGAATGATGCTGTTAAAGCCAAGTTCATAGAAGAGTATCCTGAGGCATTGGTTGACTCTAATCCCTCCTTCTTTTCGCAGTTTACGCTTGTTGTAGCTACTCAG TTGGCTGAAGACTCTATGGTGAAGCTTGATAAAATCTGCAGGGAGGcaaatgttttgttaatttttgcaCGCTCCTATGGCCTTACTGGGTTTGTCAGAAATAGTGTgaag GAACATGCAGTGATTGAGTCAAAGCCTGATCATTTCTTGGATGACCTACGGTTAAATAACCCATGGCCTGAGCTCAAAAG GTTTGCAGAAAGTATTGATTTAAAGGTGGCAGATCCTGTTGCCCATAAGCACACACCTTATGTTGTCATTCTTGTCAAGATGGCTGAGGAGTGGGCTAAAGCTCATGGTGGTGCCCTGCCATCAACTAGGGATGAGAAGAAAGAATTCAAG GAGCTTTTAAAAGCAGGAATGGTTGCAATTGATGAAGACAACTATAGAGAAGCTATTGAGGCCTCCTTTAAAGTCTTTGCTCCTCGAGGAATCA GTTCTGATCTGCTGCAGATAATCCATGACAGCTGCAGTGAAGTTGATTCAAATTCATCTGACTTTTGGGTGATGGTTGCTGCATTGAAG GAGTTCATTGTGAATGAAGGTGGAGGGGAGGCGCCTCTTGAAGGTTCAATTCCAGATATGACATCTTCAACTGA GCTTTATGTAAATTTGCAGAAGATCTACCTAGCAAAAGCAGAGGCTGATTTTCTTGTTATTCAGCAAAGAGTTAAGAGTATTTTGAAGAGAATTGGTAGAGATCCAGATAGCATCTCAAAGACAATGATTAAAAGCTTCTgtaaaaatgcaagaaaactaAAG GTTTGCAGGTATCGACTTATTGAAGATGAGTTCAGCAATCCTGCAGTACCAGAGGTACAGAAGTATTTAACTGATGAGGAATACAG TGTTGCCATGGGGTTTTACATCCTGCTTCGAGCTGTTGACCGCTTTTCTGCTAATTATAATAGTTTCCCTGGGCAATTTGAAGG GGAAATGGACGAGGATATATCTCGATTGAAAACTGCAGTTGTTGGTCTACTTAACGACTTGGGTTGCAATGGCTCAACTGTAACTGAGGACCTTATCAATGAAATGTGCCGGTTTGGTGCTTCTGAACTTCATGCAGTTGCTGCCTTTATTGGGGGAATTGCATCACAAGAAGTGATCAAG CTCATAACAAAACAATTTGTTCCCATGGTGGGAACTTTCATATTCAACGGCATTGATCAGAAGTCTCAATTATTGGCTCTGTAG